Proteins co-encoded in one Corylus avellana chromosome ca9, CavTom2PMs-1.0 genomic window:
- the LOC132161827 gene encoding sigma factor binding protein 1, chloroplastic-like has product MDNNNQLHRRKPTKKTKSKKNNPIKVVYISNPMKVKTSASQFRALVQELTGQDAELPDPAKFQCPDGVDAGGRHHQQVSDDHDHHHPMMMNHHSLEEVVPLVDPSHGQPGQFEPLDDVFTPQMIESLSGLLPTSVFYESPPVDVLRRLDAV; this is encoded by the coding sequence ATGGACAACAACAACCAACTGCACCGAAGAAAACCAACCAAAAagaccaaatccaagaaaaacaaCCCCATCAAGGTTGTCTACATATCCAACCCCATGAAGGTCAAGACCAGCGCCTCACAATTCAGAGCTCTGGTACAAGAGCTCACCGGCCAGGACGCCGAATTGCCGGACCCCGCCAAGTTCCAGTGCCCCGACGGCGTTGATGCCGGCGGCCGCCATCATCAGCAGGTCTCTGATGACCACGATCATCATCACCCGATGATGATGAATCATCATTCGCTGGAGGAGGTAGTGCCCCTAGTGGACCCCAGTCACGGGCAGCCCGGCCAGTTCGAGCCGTTGGATGATGTTTTCACCCCACAGATGATCGAGAGCTTGTCGGGGTTGTTGCCGACCAGTGTGTTCTATGAATCTCCACCGGTCGATGTGCTTAGAAGGCTAGATGCAGTGTGA